The Pirellulales bacterium genome includes a region encoding these proteins:
- a CDS encoding DUF4082 domain-containing protein: ASNNTATLTPTVALANSTTYTIVVVGGASGVKDVAGNALAVNATSTFTTAAPAPATTSLWSPSTVPATPDSGDAQSVELGTKFTVTTSGTILGVRFYKSAANTGVHTGSLWSASGQLLATVTFTNEGGSGWQQALFSAPVAVTAGQTYVVGYHTNSGHYAVTRSYFTSAYTNGSLQVSANGGLYLYGAGGLPTQSYQSSNYWVDVVFSATAVVDTTPPTVTGFTPGNSSTNVATNTAVTITFSEALSVATVNSSTILLMNGSTAVAATVSYNASNNTATLTPTVALANSTTYTIVVVGGASGVKDVAGNALAVNATSTFTTAAPAPATTSVWNSSTTPATPDSGDAQSVELGMKFTATTNGTILGVSFYKSAANTGVHTGSLWSASGQLLATVIFTNETASGWQQALFSTPVAVTAGSTYVVGYHTTSGHYAVSRSYFTSPYTSSFLQVPANGGLYLYGAGGLPTQSYQSSNYWVDVLFSPS, encoded by the coding sequence GCCAGCAACAATACGGCCACGCTGACGCCGACTGTGGCCTTGGCCAACTCGACCACGTACACGATCGTCGTGGTCGGCGGCGCCAGCGGAGTCAAAGACGTGGCCGGCAACGCCCTGGCGGTCAACGCCACAAGCACATTCACCACCGCGGCCCCGGCGCCGGCCACCACCAGCCTCTGGTCCCCGAGCACCGTGCCAGCCACGCCCGACAGCGGCGACGCTCAGTCGGTCGAACTAGGCACGAAGTTCACCGTAACGACTAGCGGTACGATCTTGGGAGTGCGGTTTTATAAGAGCGCAGCCAACACGGGCGTCCACACCGGCAGCCTGTGGAGCGCGAGCGGGCAGCTCCTAGCGACGGTCACATTCACCAACGAAGGGGGGAGCGGCTGGCAGCAGGCGCTATTCTCGGCTCCGGTAGCCGTCACGGCCGGCCAGACCTACGTCGTCGGCTATCACACCAATAGCGGCCACTACGCAGTCACCCGTTCGTACTTCACCTCGGCGTACACGAACGGCTCCTTGCAAGTCTCAGCCAATGGCGGGTTGTATCTGTACGGCGCCGGCGGCTTGCCGACACAGTCGTACCAGTCGTCGAACTATTGGGTCGATGTCGTATTCAGCGCGACGGCTGTCGTTGATACCACGCCGCCGACCGTGACCGGCTTTACGCCGGGCAACTCGTCGACGAACGTGGCCACCAACACGGCGGTGACGATCACCTTCAGCGAAGCGTTGAGCGTGGCGACGGTCAACAGCAGCACGATCCTGTTGATGAACGGCAGCACAGCCGTCGCAGCCACGGTCTCGTACAACGCCAGCAACAATACGGCCACGCTGACGCCGACTGTGGCCTTGGCCAACTCGACCACGTACACGATCGTCGTGGTCGGCGGCGCCAGCGGAGTCAAAGACGTGGCCGGCAACGCCCTGGCGGTCAACGCCACAAGCACGTTCACCACGGCGGCCCCGGCGCCTGCGACAACCAGCGTGTGGAACTCGAGCACGACGCCAGCTACGCCCGACAGTGGCGATGCTCAGTCAGTCGAGTTGGGCATGAAGTTCACGGCCACCACGAATGGAACCATACTGGGCGTCAGTTTCTACAAGAGCGCAGCCAACACCGGCGTCCACACGGGCAGCCTGTGGAGCGCGAGCGGCCAACTCCTGGCGACAGTCATATTCACCAACGAAACGGCGAGCGGCTGGCAGCAGGCGCTGTTTTCGACTCCGGTGGCTGTCACAGCCGGCTCGACCTACGTCGTTGGCTATCACACCACCAGCGGCCACTACGCAGTGAGCCGCTCGTACTTCACATCTCCTTACACCAGCAGTTTCTTGCAGGTGCCGGCCAATGGCGGTTTATACCTCTATGGCGCCGGGGGATTGCCGACACAGTCCTACCAGTCGTCCAACTACTGGGTCGATGTCTTGTTTAGCCCCAGCTAA
- a CDS encoding PEP-CTERM sorting domain-containing protein has product MGIPRFRDTLWVVLAVTAGVLVVLPSAAMADTENVVFTIDPTQSTINLSGNSNNYGNFVPIAPGSDTSSVDGHFLVAFDPLTNTPSTIQFVPNDGYYEQNTSMDLALPGAGVVAGYAGLSWDFNSAPLTGSNGVYTATTTSFTVLTGGYHYTIASSGQTISGSDVGVTDPLSAGTWTLSQSPANSGNWTLGLSAQYTSGLDGGATFGTGTELFKLNAVSTAQFGTGNVATVAPTDTQASALGGSATPGGVSINFGGATNGGTFSAQQIPNSTGLPQQAIIAAQSNPIFAASTADLSLNPQIWSVDYTGLQTGQSATLVFHYDPSLLPAGTDQSTLGIWHFDKTDNAWVFGGTVNTTDHTISFTTSSFSPFELGIKAAPEPASIVMLGLGLAGLVGHRLRRRRS; this is encoded by the coding sequence ATGGGCATTCCTCGATTTCGGGATACTCTTTGGGTGGTATTGGCGGTAACGGCCGGAGTGCTGGTCGTGCTGCCGTCGGCAGCCATGGCCGACACGGAGAACGTTGTCTTTACGATCGATCCCACGCAAAGCACGATCAATCTTTCCGGCAACAGTAATAACTATGGCAACTTTGTACCCATCGCGCCCGGCAGCGACACCAGTTCGGTCGACGGGCATTTTCTGGTAGCATTCGACCCGCTCACCAACACACCTTCCACCATCCAGTTTGTTCCCAACGACGGCTACTATGAGCAGAACACGTCGATGGATTTGGCGCTCCCCGGCGCGGGCGTGGTGGCCGGCTATGCCGGGCTGAGCTGGGATTTCAATAGCGCGCCGCTGACCGGATCGAACGGAGTGTATACCGCGACCACGACCAGCTTTACGGTGCTGACCGGCGGATATCACTATACGATTGCCTCGAGTGGCCAGACTATCTCGGGTAGCGATGTTGGTGTCACCGATCCATTGTCCGCCGGAACCTGGACCTTGTCGCAATCGCCGGCGAATTCCGGCAATTGGACATTGGGGCTCTCGGCTCAATACACTTCAGGGCTCGACGGAGGCGCGACCTTCGGGACGGGAACCGAGTTGTTCAAACTCAATGCCGTTTCCACGGCGCAATTTGGCACCGGGAACGTAGCGACCGTGGCGCCGACAGACACCCAGGCCAGCGCCTTGGGGGGTTCAGCGACGCCCGGCGGCGTATCGATCAACTTCGGCGGGGCCACCAACGGCGGCACGTTCTCGGCCCAGCAAATCCCCAACTCCACCGGCTTGCCACAGCAGGCCATCATCGCCGCCCAAAGCAACCCGATCTTCGCGGCTTCGACGGCCGACCTTTCGTTGAATCCGCAAATCTGGAGCGTCGACTACACGGGCCTGCAAACCGGACAGTCGGCCACGCTGGTATTCCATTACGATCCGTCGTTGCTCCCGGCGGGCACTGACCAATCGACGCTCGGCATCTGGCACTTCGACAAGACCGACAATGCCTGGGTGTTCGGCGGCACGGTCAACACGACCGACCATACGATTTCCTTCACCACCAGCAGCTTCTCGCCGTTCGAGCTGGGCATCAAAGCCGCGCCCGAACCGGCATCGATCGTGATGTTGGGGCTGGGACTGGCTGGGCTGGTCGGGCATCGCCTGCGACGTCGTCGCAGCTAG